One Oncorhynchus kisutch isolate 150728-3 linkage group LG30, Okis_V2, whole genome shotgun sequence genomic window, GTAATGGCACACACCAACATCTTTTTAATTCCCATttcagtaaataaaataaaaagtgtacaaagaaaaataagagaaagaaagaacaagaaagagagaaaataaatagaGTGAGAGAACaagatgagtgagagagaaagaccgagacACGCAAAGACAGATTCAGTGATATTGCTTAGGTTCCACCCACCGTAGCCCTGTTGCGGTCCAGGGTAGCCCTGCTGTCCAGGGTACTGCTGCTGTGGGGGGTAGCCCTGCTGCTGGGGAGGACCTTGCTGGTAGGCCTCCTGCTGCTGGCCATACTGGGCATTACCTACAGGGGGCAACAGAGCAACATTACGGTATCTGTGATATTTCAGTACCTGAACCAGGTTTGACGACAACACAGCAGACATCAGTGTTTAGAGTGGCCAGAATCAGGCTTGGGGTCCATTTCAAGTCGGAAGGTAAACTGAAATTCAATTCCAAATTTTTCCAGCATGAttagaatttcagtttacttcctgaattgaacaAGCTATTGACCCCAGCCCTGATCAGAATTAGTTTGAAAACACTGATTTTGGCTGTTAAACAAAGTTAACAAACCATGATCTTTTTCATATGGGGACTGTTGGTTGGCTGCTGGGTCTCGCTCTGGCAGACATAACCCACAGGAGAAAAGAACCAACACCATGATTGGAATTTAATTTGACTTCCTGCGTTGATTGAATTGAACAGGATATTGACCCTAATCCTGATCAGAACGTTTTTTGAAAACACTGATTTAGGCTGTTAACAAACAAAGTTAACAAACCATTATCTTTTTCATAGGGGGACTGTTGGTTGGCTGCTGGGTCTCGCTCTGGCAGACAAGACAAGAACCACAGGAGAAAAGAACCAACACTGTGAGCATGCCCATTGAAACAGTAagtttatttttgtttgtttttatatgCAACATGGTTGTTATAGTGACTCTTTTTTAGCATCCTTACCTGACACCTGCTATGAGCCATTAATAAAACAAAGCTGGAACGACAACATTTATGAGAAATGAAATATGTGAGTGAGAAATCATCAACGATTAAAAGTAGTCACGTGCATAGCGGTGAGGGACATGAAGCCAGAAAACAGAGACTAGAACAAACTCAGAAAGCTTCAGCTGGCCAGGGAAGGCTAAACAGAGGAAATAATACCGGTATAGAAAGTGTACTTGAGTTATGTTATTAATTGTAAAAGCTAGCATTTAGGCTACTGCAGTTATAAAACACAATAGCCTTTGTCACAACTGGAAAGAAGTCTCAGAAATGTCTCCATAAAAGCAACACAAAAGTTCCATAAGTCATGTGTTTTTAGCTTAGCTTCTTCCTTTTTCCCTGTCAGTACATTTCTGTGAAGCTACATAGATACCTCCTTGGTAGTATTGTTCTGAGGGATCAAAGCCTTGATCAGGGAACGGTGGCTGTAGTAAACCACCTAAAGCATTATTTCACAAGGAGATAGGAAGACATGTTATTTCATGTCCATGTTTGAGGTGATAAGTCAATGAGGGGGAAAGTCAGGGGATTAAAAATATACAGATTGTTAAATATcagtatatattttatattgctTCAAGCaatgtctctgtatgtgtgggtatCAATGTTCATAAATATTGGTTTTGCAAAAGTGATAAGTAAACATTGGAATATTTGTTTCACTTTCTTTTGGGAATATACAGTTTTACAAGACAATATTTAAATCCTGTAATTTCCATTAGAGTACAACCTAGCGATGAGACTGGAGAGTACTGTGTCAAAGTTTGAAAGGGAGTAGAATGTAAACAACTCAGAAAGGTGTAGAAAGTGATTGATACATGCAAGAGAAAGTTATTAATTGAAGAATAATTGATGGGGATGCTATGATGCAAAATCACTATGGAGGGGTGGGAAATTACTGGAGAAAAATCCCAGTCCAACTAGTCACCTTTTCCACCAGGAGTCTTCAAAGCAACATCTGTCAACTCGTGTGTGGGGCTTCTGCTAAAGTAGGACCTCTAATTCTGCTAAAAGCACCACCTAAGATCAACTTCCTGGATTGAATCGCGGTACGCATTTGGAGCCACACCTCCACAAGAAAACGGTTCGACAGAATAACTAGCTATTTGTTTATCGAAGACGCATATCACCGGTGGGATGGTGGGCAGGCAAACCAAACATTAGCTTCCTTCTTGCCAGGCTTACAGAGCACCATAACTAACTGACATCTTCCATTCTCTATTTCCACAAATGTTCTAGATAACTGCGGTGGAACCAAGATAAACCATTGATGATTCGTTTCAGGTGTAAAGTGGTGCTGAGCAATTCACTGGCTTCAGCTGAGGGATGGTGTCACTGTCATACAATGTTGTTTTGGTACTCGCTATCCTCTTGTCCTTCTACATGACTCAATACAGTTTCTCTAAGTGAACGTTAGACGGACGGAGAGGTTTGGTTGGTTCTACGAGCGGTTGGTTGGAGGGTTGGTTCTCCTACCTTCTGAGGCTCCCTGTCCTGCGTGACTGTACTGGTCCCCATAGTAGTCTTCCTGCCCTGGGTACTGCTGAGGGGgtcctacatacacacacacaacacacacaggttgATTCAAGGTGTTGTTGGGGCGGGAgtgtggggaggggggaagggggggaTTTCGGTGTGGAAAGGGGAGTGAGGTTGGAATTTGGGCCACTTATTCGCTAGAGAGCGCCTGGTCCTCAAACTATAGCTCAGTTGTCTGGGGCTGACAACAACCTTCAGGACACCTGGGTACTCCTTCTATGGTAATGGACAGAAGTCTACAAGCAACGACAGTGTAAGTGAAAGATAGTTCCACTTAAGAGACGAAGTGGAAAGGGGGTTACGGACAGGAGAAGAGGTTTCAGCCCTGTGTCAAGTCAAACCAAGCGCCTTGTCCCAGTGCCCACTCTGTAGAGCAGAGCGTACCTTGCTGTGGGGGTCTGTAAGGGGGCATGGGCCTCTGCCCCATCACGTGGTTCCCCTGGCCCATCATGCCCATGGGGTTCTGCTGGCCCTGGTAGTGCTGCCCGCCACCTCCAGGGGGTATGTTGTACTGCTGGGAGGGAGGCTGCTGGTGCATCATGGGGCCTGGGGCAggaacaacacaaacacacacagtatgccaTTACAGAACCCAATTTGAAAAAAACTCAACAATAAAGCATCCATGGATGAATGTCAACATCAAAAGATGTGTATGGGTCAAAGAGAAGGTCTATCAAGGACACATTTGTTTTTCTCTTTCCTGTACCTTGGTTAGCCTGCATGTTCATGTTGGGCCGGGGGCCGTAGTTACCCATGGGTCCTTGGGTCATGTTCATCTGACCTTGGGCAGGCATGCTCTGAGAGGAGGGCACAGCGTGGTTGTAGCCGCCCATAGAGCCATGGCTGCTGGGGGGCATGTTCATGGAGCCGCTGCCGGGCATGTTGGGGGGCTGGTTGGGACCCGGCCCAGGGCCCTGCATTGGCATGTGATTAGGccctggagaagaaaaaaaacgacaGATCATTCAACATTTTGGAAGATATTAGaccatacagtacagagatcaaATATTTCATTATTTAATTAAAACATTATTAATGCTTTCCTGAGAAAATACTTTCTCCCTATTTTAATATTCACAAGCATGTGCGCTGTAGAGCCTTGACAACTGGTAATAACTGGTAAATCTACCCTGCGGCAGAACAAAGTAGACTAAATGTTAACAGTCTAGCCCCTggggctgggcggtataccgcTTCACACACCAAACCCATGTTACTCAACGAGAGAGCAATTGCTCAACCATGGAGTCACAAGCACTTTCTTGCTGTTCACTCTGCAGTCTGCATGGTTAGATAGATACAACAAGATGTTGGTGACAACGATGCTGCTTTGCACAAAtgttctataattacactattagtttgtgtatCTTACCATCTGCAAACTACtactagtttgtcttttcttagcaagttggggCTAAAAGAATTTGCATTAGCCGCAAATGCTAATCACTAGTTAGTACATTTAGCAAGCTAAGAGtcagctagctaatacagcctggtACCAGTGCTGGTGTAGGCCTAGAtaagcatgttgtttgtgcaataGTATATTCTATATCAGAGGAATAGGCAAAGCATgaatatgctagctagctacatcaagGCTGCGGTTCAAACACTTAAAAGACCCTAtaccctcagccctcaaattaagtggacacttctgatgacgtatcatgacgtctgacgagtatacacttgcaggcTGAGGTAGGAAGGAATGCTTTTTAAATGGACCACCCTTGTCTGGAAATACGTCACTCGTACATCCCACGatgattgtgttattgactgtacatttgtgtcgcactgctttgctttatcttggccaggttgcagttgtaaatgagaactcaactgacctacctggttaaataaaggtgaaataaatacaaataaatggagTTTTCAGCCACTggtagcttgtgggtgctttatatgcgctAGTCATTTATGAGTGCATGTCTACTTaaattaaatatataattattaatatacgcCAACTGTACGATAGCTAGCAAATGAATTAGCTAACTAATattagcctgcctagctggaacttctgaaggaggaaaatgttttatttctacaatttccaaaagataaccaaacaaaaacatttttacgagacgtgtttgtgccgtcatgtgcattactagcacaatttctaacttatttgcatttgtttttgcatacatttttatgttgactccattgatgttgtttttaagTTTTTGCTGACTTTTCTTAGTGGATGTACAATCGCcgcaaattgaattatggggagtttcaggccccggagtgaacataattgtacactcgactaaaaacgagggctgaggggcttacgttgcaaacttcccttgcttggctaatcagtTGGGCCGCCCTCCAAAATGGTGACGGGGCTTtccccaagggcataaggcgagggtgtcTTTTAAGTTTGGACTGCAGCCCAGGTAACAAAACATCTAATGTAACACCTTATTAGGGTGCCctggaaacactgaccaacacatCGGTTCCTAACCTGTCAATAATGATTCGAACAGTTCACCAAATAACTACGTCTACATTTTTCCCCCATACCATGCAACCttgcagaattttttttgtttaaagttggattgaacagtataaaacaatcaagGTCATGAACTACTCAAAGAACATTTAGAACTTTAATTATTCAAAAACATAACACCTCATCAAAATATTTGAAAATATAATTTTATATTTTGgccatattgcccagccctactctccccacacacaaacaaacacgcatACAAACACAACCACAGTGAAGTGGAGTCCAAGACAACCAGAGCTCAGACGGGTGACATCGTTTAACAGagcaccctcccctcctcttccagcTCTGTGGTGTTGCTAGGCAACCCTAGTGAgtgagacagggatagagagaggacggGAGGTCACTTACCAGGCATCTGTCCGTTCATCTGGCTCTGCATGTGTGGGGCTGGGGGTCCGCCACTGACCATGCCCTCAGAGGGCATGTTGTGTCCGTGGGGGGGCTGGGGGCCCGGCACTCCGCTCTGATTCATCCCACCAGGGCCCATGGGCATGTTCTGAGTAGGAGGCtgcagacagacaacacagagagagaaacaccagccGTGTTAAGATACATATCTCAGCCATGTATGAGAGAAAAAGcggtgggagagggaggaagactgATGGACGGATGACCATGGGTTCTTAAATGTAAGAACAGAAATGATCATGTTCAAAATAAAAGCAAATTATATTGAAGGTACAGGATTTAAAGACCCCAGCGATTCTGTGGATATAATATGTTATATAATCTCTGGATTTGCCATGTTGTTCTATCATCTATATCACAGCACCAGATTGCAGCAACAAGTAAGCCTCTATAATAAAGCAGAACCTATCAACACAAAGTATACCTTCACATGGCACTGTACAATACTATTGCACTATTGTACCAGCAGTCTATCTCAGAGGTATCACATATGAAGTTTCACAACAAAAGACCCTGTGTTTGAATATCAATCATAGAGCCTCCAATGCACAGTATGAACCAAGACACCCTATCATAAATTAACCCCCACTTCTCCACCCATACTCACTTCAAGCTTTACCTCTGGGGGAGTAGGGGAGTCACACTTCTGAAATCAAGTACAGAGCATCTAGGTGAACATTATACACCCCTTTGACCATCAGTAGGGGAGACAGGGCAAGCTTCCATTGGTGGCATATGAGGCATATATTATTACATTCAATCTCACATGCACCGCACAATCTATCGTCAGAGCTTGACAGGGTTAGATATACTGGGAATAGGATGGGAAACCCCTATACTGGCTTTATTTCCTGTACTGGTGGAATTTGGTGAAGTTCCTGACTAGCAGTATAATGCATATAGAGAGGCTCGGCTCTTCTTCAATTGTAACTTAGCTCTGTTGTTGCATTTCTATGCCCTTATTTCAAGTCAGGATCTATAAATTATGATAACAGAATACATGATAGTTATAGAGGGAGTATTGTTAGACCACTTCATCAAAGAGTCCTGTtttgggcagcaggtagcctagtggttagagcgttgggactagtaaccaaaaggttgcaagattgaatcgctgcgctgacaaggtaaaaataatctgtcgttctgtccctgaacaaggcagataacccactgttcctaggccgtcattgaaaataaaaatttgttcttaactgacttgactagtaaaataacggtaaaataaaaattttaaaaGCCCTATGCTTAGTTTGAGATTTAAAATCACTGAACACAATCCTTGAACCATCGGGTGCCAAGAACAACACTGTATTTCTAACTGTACAGTGTCTGTACAACGTGATGAAATGTGTCAGAGTGAATCCAATTCAGCACCAATGAATTGTCCCCTTCTTGTAACATCACTGCCCTTCTCCGCCCTGGACCCATACTCACAGCAGGGAGCAGAGACTGCATGTTCTGATTGGAGTCTGCTATTGTGGCCAGGTAAACTAAATTTCTGTGGAGCATCTGCTGGTACCTGTTAACAGACAACAGATAAAAACCCATGTTAACATTTAAAAAGGCAGGGAGAGAAGCCATCAATACACTGCAAAAACTCAAATACATGATAGTATGAAGCCTGAAAGCTCATCAGGTATGGAGATGTTGTACATAAAGTATAACTTACTGTGAACATTCTGCTGTCTTTCCTTTGCTCTGGAAGTCCATTATACATTGAATCAACTGATTGTTTTCATCCAGTAACTGAAACATGACAGAGCAAAACAGGAAGAAAACTTAGTGTTCATatgttaaacaaaccatacaacatgcacaaggactacttttaattTCCACTGAACTTCACAAAACCCCATTTACttgaagaactgtgcagatacaAAGTGGGTTAACAGAATGGTTTGTGCTGTCTGTTAGCAAACTTGTCATGTGTAATTGTTAAAATTCGTCTATGTGCATAGTTGTATGGTTTGTCTAATTTAACaaatcattggtttttgtttggcatacattttaaagtgaaaaatcatTGAGAATACAGTAAATACAATGTAAAAAGGGTTGGGGAATTGTGATGCATACATGGAAACAATGTTACTTGTATTAACGTTTTGAACCATGGACAGTATAACTCCAGAGGACAAACTGTCGTTCCAATCCAGACTACTCATAAAATCATATTATTTTATTtgagagtagagtagtgtatgaTGTTAATGACAACACTGTAACTAACTAGCTGGTCAAACTGCCTTTGCCGTTTTCTCTACCTAGTAACAAAGCATTTGTCATCTAACGTTACTGTTCTGTGTGCCAGCTAACAAAAGAAGCTAACAATCCAGCTAACAAAATACTAGTAGGCCTCCATTCATATCAGAAACAAATGTAATGTTAGTCCATCGAATCGACAAAAAAAAATAGTTATTTTTAGATTTGCCCACTCCCGCGAAGTTCATATTGACCGCGCTTTACCCTAGCAACATTGTTACCAATCTATTTCCCTTtacttagctaacgttagctgcctATAGTTCGACCTGGGCACTGGCTAggctagttagctatctagctagcagcATCTGGGTGCTCTCCGCATCCATTCTGTTGTGGTGCGTGATAAAGATGAATTACCTTCTGAATTCCAGTGGGTGTTATATCACCCTTTCCACGTTGTCTATGAGGTGCAAACGCCACCGACATGGTGATTTGCTATTAAGCGAAATAAACTAAAACATAGAACTAAACAGCTAAAAAAATATGTAGAACTCAAACCAGGCAGTTTAGAATATGAACTCGTATTCCGCCAGCAGCACAAACAATGACGTCACTTTCGTACGGTAATGAGGAACCTTCAAAATAAAATCCCGCATTTCCAAACATTGCAGGGTGAATAACCAATTCAAATGAAATTGCATTTTTATCAATGGCCACTTTTATTGTGCAATTGTTAGAGACcaataatacaaaaatacaatGCTGACCCTGGTATGTTAAGAATATTGGGCTGTAGAGAGAACTTTTCTACCTGTCTCAGATAAAGTGGGGTGGGAAATATTCATTAGGGTCTCAAATATGCttagtttcaaatcaaatcaaatcaaatgttattggtcacatacacatcgttagcagatgttaatgctagtgtagcgaaatgcttgtgcttctagttccgaccgtgcagtaatatctaacaagtaatctaacaatttcacaacaactaccttatacacacaagtgtaaaggaattaataagaatatgtacatataaatatatggatgagtgatggccgaacggcataggcaagatgcggtagatggtatagagtacagtatatacatatgagatgagtaatgtagggtatgtaaacattatataaagtggcattgtttaaagtgactagtgttggaggaaattatggttgaaatgactaattatgtatacattccaatcagaactgactagtccaaatgctataatgtactgtacatatatgaattttctctcttgctcccattcccaattgtatataatgtagtcaggagtttagtaacaatgaaGGTCTGTTccttagttcattcatttgtacaatcTCCAGGTGGCAGGAACagactatctccagactgtctagaatgctgattTATACTGACTGACCTTGACTTCAGGCGTGGAGCGAAGGCTcgagaactatagggcctctctaccggtgaaagagatagaacatttagaaaacgttgacgtcattttcagtttataacctgtggaaaaATTTGTATGtggcagtactctcttgaattaaacgctgttacctgacttttaagaccgggACTCTGTCCATTTCTTATAAAAATATTGGGTCTTACAATCCCTTTagaatgcattgacagagtaataattctgattgggaaatactacagaggaatttagaattccactaacactagtgatacatttattacatccaattttaaataattaaagtggctagagatttgagtcagtatgttggcagcagccactcaatgttagtgatggctgtttaacagtctgatggccttgagatagaagctgtttttcagtctctcggtcccagctttgatgcacctgtactgacctcgccttctggatgatagcggggtgaataggcagtggctcgggtgattgttgtccttgatgatctttttggccttcctgtgacatcgggtggtgtagatgtcctggagggcagatagttttcccccggtgatgcgttgtgcagacctcactgccctctggagagccttatggttgtgggcggagcagttgctgtaccaggctgtgatacagcccaacaggatgctctcgattgtgcatctgtaaaggtttgtgactGTCTTCACaacgccttcttcacaacgctgtctgtgtgggtggaccatttcagtttgtccgtgatgtgtacaccgaggaacttaaaactttccacattctacactactgtcccgtcgatgtggataggggggtgctccctctgctgtttcctgaagtccacgatcatctcctttgttttgttgacgttgagtgtgaggttgttttcctgacaccaaaatccgaaggccctcacctcctccctgtaggccgtctcgtcgttgttggttatcaagcctaccactgtagtgtcgtctgcaaacttgatgattgagttggaggtgtgcatgggtgaacagggagtacaggagagggctgagaatgcactcttgtggggccccagtgttgaggatcagcggggtggaggtgctgtttcctaccctcaccacctgggggcatcctgtcagaaagtccaggacccagttgcacagggtggggttgagacccagggtcttgagcttaatgatgagtttggagggtactatggtgttaaatgctgaggtgtaatcaatgaacagaattcttacataggtattcctcttgtccagatgggttagggcagtgtgcagtgtgattgcgattgcgtcgcctgtggacctattggggcggtaagcaaattggagtgggtctagggtatcaggtagggtggaggtgatatgatccttgactagtctctcaaagcacttcatgatgatggaag contains:
- the LOC109874673 gene encoding protein SSXT isoform X4 is translated as MSVAFAPHRQRGKGDITPTGIQKLLDENNQLIQCIMDFQSKGKTAECSQYQQMLHRNLVYLATIADSNQNMQSLLPAPPTQNMPMGPGGMNQSGVPGPQPPHGHNMPSEGMVSGGPPAPHMQSQMNGQMPGPNHMPMQGPGPGPNQPPNMPGSGSMNMPPSSHGSMGGYNHAVPSSQSMPAQGQMNMTQGPMGNYGPRPNMNMQANQGPMMHQQPPSQQYNIPPGGGGQHYQGQQNPMGMMGQGNHVMGQRPMPPYRPPQQGPPQQYPGQEDYYGDQYSHAGQGASEGGLLQPPFPDQGFDPSEQYYQGERDPAANQQSPYEKDNGNAQYGQQQEAYQQGPPQQQGYPPQQQYPGQQGYPGPQQGYGPSQGAPGQYPQGYPQGQGQQYGAYRGPQPGPPQAQQQRPYPGYDQGHMRK
- the LOC109874673 gene encoding protein SSXT isoform X1 — encoded protein: MSVAFAPHRQRGKGDITPTGIQKLLDENNQLIQCIMDFQSKGKTAECSQYQQMLHRNLVYLATIADSNQNMQSLLPAPPTQNMPMGPGGMNQSGVPGPQPPHGHNMPSEGMVSGGPPAPHMQSQMNGQMPGPNHMPMQGPGPGPNQPPNMPGSGSMNMPPSSHGSMGGYNHAVPSSQSMPAQGQMNMTQGPMGNYGPRPNMNMQANQGPMMHQQPPSQQYNIPPGGGGQHYQGQQNPMGMMGQGNHVMGQRPMPPYRPPQQGPPQQYPGQEDYYGDQYSHAGQGASEGGLLQPPFPDQGFDPSEQYYQGERDPAANQQSPYEKDNERDPAANQQSPYEKDHGNAQYGQQQEAYQQGPPQQQGYPPQQQYPGQQGYPGPQQGYGPSQGAPGQYPQGYPQGQGQQYGAYRGPQPGPPQAQQQRPYPGYDQGQYGNYQQ
- the LOC109874673 gene encoding protein SSXT isoform X10 — encoded protein: MSVAFAPHRQRGKGDITPTGIQKLLDENNQLIQCIMDFQSKGKTAECSQYQQMLHRNLVYLATIADSNQNMQSLLPAPPTQNMPMGPGGMNQSGVPGPQPPHGHNMPSEGMVSGGPPAPHMQSQMNGQMPGPNHMPMQGPGPGPNQPPNMPGSGSMNMPPSSHGSMGGYNHAVPSSQSMPAQGQMNMTQGPMGNYGPRPNMNMQANQGPMMHQQPPSQQYNIPPGGGGQHYQGQQNPMGMMGQGNHVMGQRPMPPYRPPQQGPPQQYPGQEDYYGDQYSHAGQGASEGNAQYGQQQEAYQQGPPQQQGYPPQQQYPGQQGYPGPQQGYGPSQGAPGQYPQGYPQGQGQQYGAYRGPQPGPPQAQQQRPYPGYDQGHMRK
- the LOC109874673 gene encoding protein SSXT isoform X11, whose amino-acid sequence is MSVAFAPHRQRGKGDITPTGIQKLLDENNQLIQCIMDFQSKGKTAECSQYQQMLHRNLVYLATIADSNQNMQSLLPAPPTQNMPMGPGGMNQSGVPGPQPPHGHNMPSEGMVSGGPPAPHMQSQMNGQMPGPNHMPMQGPGPGPNQPPNMPGSGSMNMPPSSHGSMGGYNHAVPSSQSMPAQGQMNMTQGPMGNYGPRPNMNMQANQGPMMHQQPPSQQYNIPPGGGGQHYQGQQNPMGMMGQGNHVMGQRPMPPYRPPQQERDPAANQQSPYEKDNGNAQYGQQQEAYQQGPPQQQGYPPQQQYPGQQGYPGPQQGYGPSQGAPGQYPQGYPQGQGQQYGAYRGPQPGPPQAQQQRPYPGYDQGQYGNYQQ
- the LOC109874673 gene encoding protein SSXT isoform X12, encoding MSVAFAPHRQRGKGDITPTGIQKLLDENNQLIQCIMDFQSKGKTAECSQYQQMLHRNLVYLATIADSNQNMQSLLPAPPTQNMPMGPGGMNQSGVPGPQPPHGHNMPSEGMVSGGPPAPHMQSQMNGQMPGPNHMPMQGPGPGPNQPPNMPGSGSMNMPPSSHGSMGGYNHAVPSSQSMPAQGQMNMTQGPMGNYGPRPNMNMQANQGPMMHQQPPSQQYNIPPGGGGQHYQGQQNPMGMMGQGNHVMGQRPMPPYRPPQQERDPAANQQSPYEKDNGNAQYGQQQEAYQQGPPQQQGYPPQQQYPGQQGYPGPQQGYGPSQGAPGQYPQGYPQGQGQQYGAYRGPQPGPPQAQQQRPYPGYDQGHMRK
- the LOC109874673 gene encoding protein SSXT isoform X2, producing the protein MSVAFAPHRQRGKGDITPTGIQKLLDENNQLIQCIMDFQSKGKTAECSQYQQMLHRNLVYLATIADSNQNMQSLLPAPPTQNMPMGPGGMNQSGVPGPQPPHGHNMPSEGMVSGGPPAPHMQSQMNGQMPGPNHMPMQGPGPGPNQPPNMPGSGSMNMPPSSHGSMGGYNHAVPSSQSMPAQGQMNMTQGPMGNYGPRPNMNMQANQGPMMHQQPPSQQYNIPPGGGGQHYQGQQNPMGMMGQGNHVMGQRPMPPYRPPQQGPPQQYPGQEDYYGDQYSHAGQGASEGGLLQPPFPDQGFDPSEQYYQGERDPAANQQSPYEKDNERDPAANQQSPYEKDHGNAQYGQQQEAYQQGPPQQQGYPPQQQYPGQQGYPGPQQGYGPSQGAPGQYPQGYPQGQGQQYGAYRGPQPGPPQAQQQRPYPGYDQGHMRK
- the LOC109874673 gene encoding protein SSXT isoform X13; translated protein: MSVAFAPHRQRGKGDITPTGIQKLLDENNQLIQCIMDFQSKGKTAECSQYQQMLHRNLVYLATIADSNQNMQSLLPAPPTQNMPMGPGGMNQSGVPGPQPPHGHNMPSEGMVSGGPPAPHMQSQMNGQMPGPNHMPMQGPGPGPNQPPNMPGSGSMNMPPSSHGSMGGYNHAVPSSQSMPAQGQMNMTQGPMGNYGPRPNMNMQANQGPMMHQQPPSQQYNIPPGGGGQHYQGQQNPMGMMGQGNHVMGQRPMPPYRPPQQGNAQYGQQQEAYQQGPPQQQGYPPQQQYPGQQGYPGPQQGYGPSQGAPGQYPQGYPQGQGQQYGAYRGPQPGPPQAQQQRPYPGYDQGQYGNYQQ
- the LOC109874673 gene encoding protein SSXT isoform X9, which codes for MSVAFAPHRQRGKGDITPTGIQKLLDENNQLIQCIMDFQSKGKTAECSQYQQMLHRNLVYLATIADSNQNMQSLLPAPPTQNMPMGPGGMNQSGVPGPQPPHGHNMPSEGMVSGGPPAPHMQSQMNGQMPGPNHMPMQGPGPGPNQPPNMPGSGSMNMPPSSHGSMGGYNHAVPSSQSMPAQGQMNMTQGPMGNYGPRPNMNMQANQGPMMHQQPPSQQYNIPPGGGGQHYQGQQNPMGMMGQGNHVMGQRPMPPYRPPQQGPPQQYPGQEDYYGDQYSHAGQGASEGNAQYGQQQEAYQQGPPQQQGYPPQQQYPGQQGYPGPQQGYGPSQGAPGQYPQGYPQGQGQQYGAYRGPQPGPPQAQQQRPYPGYDQGQYGNYQQ
- the LOC109874673 gene encoding protein SSXT isoform X6, giving the protein MSVAFAPHRQRGKGDITPTGIQKLLDENNQLIQCIMDFQSKGKTAECSQYQQMLHRNLVYLATIADSNQNMQSLLPAPPTQNMPMGPGGMNQSGVPGPQPPHGHNMPSEGMVSGGPPAPHMQSQMNGQMPGPNHMPMQGPGPGPNQPPNMPGSGSMNMPPSSHGSMGGYNHAVPSSQSMPAQGQMNMTQGPMGNYGPRPNMNMQANQGPMMHQQPPSQQYNIPPGGGGQHYQGQQNPMGMMGQGNHVMGQRPMPPYRPPQQGPPQQYPGQEDYYGDQYSHAGQGASEERDPAANQQSPYEKDNGNAQYGQQQEAYQQGPPQQQGYPPQQQYPGQQGYPGPQQGYGPSQGAPGQYPQGYPQGQGQQYGAYRGPQPGPPQAQQQRPYPGYDQGQYGNYQQ
- the LOC109874673 gene encoding protein SSXT isoform X8: MSVAFAPHRQRGKGDITPTGIQKLLDENNQLIQCIMDFQSKGKTAECSQYQQMLHRNLVYLATIADSNQNMQSLLPAPPTQNMPMGPGGMNQSGVPGPQPPHGHNMPSEGMVSGGPPAPHMQSQMNGQMPGPNHMPMQGPGPGPNQPPNMPGSGSMNMPPSSHGSMGGYNHAVPSSQSMPAQGQMNMTQGPMGNYGPRPNMNMQANQGPMMHQQPPSQQYNIPPGGGGQHYQGQQNPMGMMGQGNHVMGQRPMPPYRPPQQERDPAANQQSPYEKDNERDPAANQQSPYEKDHGNAQYGQQQEAYQQGPPQQQGYPPQQQYPGQQGYPGPQQGYGPSQGAPGQYPQGYPQGQGQQYGAYRGPQPGPPQAQQQRPYPGYDQGQYGNYQQ
- the LOC109874673 gene encoding protein SSXT isoform X7, with protein sequence MSVAFAPHRQRGKGDITPTGIQKLLDENNQLIQCIMDFQSKGKTAECSQYQQMLHRNLVYLATIADSNQNMQSLLPAPPTQNMPMGPGGMNQSGVPGPQPPHGHNMPSEGMVSGGPPAPHMQSQMNGQMPGPNHMPMQGPGPGPNQPPNMPGSGSMNMPPSSHGSMGGYNHAVPSSQSMPAQGQMNMTQGPMGNYGPRPNMNMQANQGPMMHQQPPSQQYNIPPGGGGQHYQGQQNPMGMMGQGNHVMGQRPMPPYRPPQQGPPQQYPGQEDYYGDQYSHAGQGASEERDPAANQQSPYEKDNGNAQYGQQQEAYQQGPPQQQGYPPQQQYPGQQGYPGPQQGYGPSQGAPGQYPQGYPQGQGQQYGAYRGPQPGPPQAQQQRPYPGYDQGHMRK